From a single Brassica rapa cultivar Chiifu-401-42 chromosome A01, CAAS_Brap_v3.01, whole genome shotgun sequence genomic region:
- the LOC103872708 gene encoding uncharacterized protein LOC103872708 encodes MFRAMSTRKIHGGYKKLGEEEPNLKRVSSVPGSVYGNSRNPVQEVKKTPMVKPTGGSVHPLLSFFDVRFQKKKKKATKKNLATAKPEFARYMEYLKEGGVWDPNSNAPVIHYK; translated from the coding sequence ATGTTTAGAGCCATGAGCACTAGGAAGATCCACGGGGGCTACAAAAAGCTCGGGGAAGAAGAACCTAATTTGAAGAGGGTCTCGAGCGTTCCGGGTAGTGTTTATGGTAATTCAAGAAACCCGGTTCAAGAGGTGAAGAAGACGCCGATGGTGAAACCAACCGGTGGTTCTGTTCATCCTTTGCTAAGTTTCTTCGACGTTCGTttccaaaagaagaagaagaaagcaacgAAGAAGAACTTGGCGACGGCAAAACCGGAGTTTGCTAGGTATATGGAGTATTTGAAGGAAGGAGGTGTGTGGGATCCGAATTCTAACGCACCTGTTATTCACTACAAATAG